From Pandoraea norimbergensis, the proteins below share one genomic window:
- a CDS encoding MFS transporter, translating to MKAAEVNVGALIDESRLGGYQWWVIALCAMCLVVDGFDVQAMGYVAPVVIREWGIAKETLSPVFGAGLFGMLVGSLTFSALADKLGRRPVLIGATLFFAVCMIVTGFANSITELVVWRFAAGLGLGCIMPNAMALAGEYSPRRIRVSLMMMVSCGFTLGGVVGGLITAAIIPSLGWRAVFFIGGAIPLVLGFLMWASLPESIQFLMFKKSDAARIRKQLQRVAPSANLPADARFVLDEQKAKGVPFIELFKDGRARMTLLLWVINFANLLDMYFLSNWLPTVIRDAGYSTQVAVMAGTALWTGGVIGTLLLGRVIDRVGFTSVLAVTFLIAIAATAAIGNPAVMVSMVAVFAAIFFAGFSIIGGQPALNALAATYYPTSLRSTGIGWSLGVGRIGSVLGPVLGGALMHLQWSSSSLFLAAAVPACVSLIGVLAIARMQRGDGGKMRAATAS from the coding sequence ATGAAAGCAGCAGAAGTGAATGTCGGCGCGTTGATCGACGAAAGCCGTCTGGGTGGCTATCAGTGGTGGGTGATTGCGTTGTGCGCCATGTGTCTGGTGGTCGATGGTTTCGACGTGCAGGCGATGGGTTACGTAGCCCCGGTGGTGATTCGCGAGTGGGGTATCGCGAAGGAAACGCTTTCGCCGGTGTTTGGCGCGGGGCTGTTCGGCATGCTGGTGGGCTCGCTCACGTTCTCGGCGCTGGCTGACAAGCTGGGCCGCCGTCCGGTGCTGATCGGCGCCACGCTGTTCTTTGCCGTGTGCATGATCGTCACGGGCTTTGCCAATTCGATTACCGAACTGGTCGTCTGGCGTTTTGCGGCGGGCCTGGGTCTGGGCTGCATCATGCCGAATGCGATGGCGCTGGCAGGCGAATACAGCCCGCGCCGCATTCGCGTCTCACTGATGATGATGGTGTCGTGCGGCTTTACGCTCGGTGGCGTGGTCGGCGGCCTGATCACGGCGGCGATCATCCCGAGTCTGGGCTGGCGCGCGGTGTTCTTCATCGGCGGCGCGATTCCGCTGGTGCTGGGCTTCCTGATGTGGGCCTCGCTGCCGGAGTCGATTCAGTTTCTGATGTTCAAGAAGAGCGACGCGGCGCGCATTCGCAAGCAATTGCAGCGCGTGGCACCGTCGGCGAACCTGCCGGCTGATGCCCGCTTTGTGCTCGACGAGCAGAAGGCCAAGGGCGTGCCGTTCATCGAGTTGTTCAAGGATGGCCGCGCGCGCATGACGCTGCTGCTGTGGGTCATCAACTTTGCCAACCTGCTCGACATGTACTTCCTGTCGAACTGGCTGCCGACGGTGATTCGCGACGCCGGTTATTCGACGCAGGTGGCGGTCATGGCGGGCACGGCGTTGTGGACGGGCGGTGTGATCGGCACGTTGCTGCTGGGCCGTGTGATTGATCGCGTGGGCTTCACGAGTGTGCTGGCCGTCACGTTCCTGATCGCGATTGCGGCGACGGCAGCGATCGGCAATCCGGCGGTGATGGTGTCGATGGTGGCGGTGTTCGCGGCGATCTTCTTCGCGGGCTTCTCGATCATCGGCGGTCAGCCGGCGCTCAACGCCTTGGCCGCGACGTACTACCCGACATCGCTGCGCTCGACCGGTATCGGCTGGAGCCTCGGCGTTGGCCGTATCGGCTCGGTGCTGGGCCCGGTGCTCGGCGGCGCGCTGATGCACCTGCAATGGTCGTCGTCGTCGCTGTTCCTGGCGGCAGCCGTGCCGGCCTGCGTCTCGCTCATCGGCGTGCTGGCGATTGCCCGCATGCAACGCGGCGACGGCGGCAAGATGCGCGCTGCGACGGCGAGCTAA
- a CDS encoding multidrug effflux MFS transporter, whose protein sequence is MTQTSELSPALPTERVLLGILGLFMMIAPASTDMYLPGLVTMRHELGASAAAAQLTLSYFFLGFAFGQLLWGPLADRFGRRWPMAAGIALYIFGSVGCAFSDTIDHMMMWRFVQALGGCAMPVIAQAIVRDVYGARNSARAFSIMLLVMSVAPIVAPLLGGQLLRFTTWRVIFGILAAFGVVAMLALWRLPETGAVHARTVGGPRAIVMSYWHLLRDKHFVGYMVAGGAVFGASFTYITGTPLVYMEYFHVSPQFFGVLFGINIVGMASMTMFNSRRVGQIGSYRLMRAGIIGCAVVTSVLCATAWLGIAILPLMVALLFLFMSLRGIITANSVAGAMANHPTRAGAAAALVGSVQYGFGFAAGAMLGVLNDGSPRPLATVMCGFALLALVSMLLMLPGKRAAA, encoded by the coding sequence ATGACACAGACGTCCGAACTCTCTCCCGCCTTGCCGACCGAGCGTGTTTTGCTGGGCATTCTTGGCCTGTTCATGATGATTGCCCCGGCGTCGACGGATATGTATCTGCCGGGGCTGGTGACGATGCGCCACGAGCTTGGTGCGAGTGCGGCGGCTGCGCAGCTCACGCTCTCGTATTTCTTTCTGGGGTTTGCGTTCGGACAACTGCTCTGGGGGCCGCTGGCGGATCGCTTCGGGCGGCGCTGGCCGATGGCTGCGGGCATCGCGCTCTATATCTTCGGCAGCGTGGGCTGCGCATTCTCCGACACCATCGATCACATGATGATGTGGCGTTTCGTGCAGGCGCTCGGCGGCTGCGCGATGCCGGTCATTGCGCAAGCGATCGTGCGCGACGTGTACGGCGCGCGAAACAGCGCCCGCGCGTTTTCGATCATGTTGCTGGTGATGAGCGTGGCCCCGATCGTGGCGCCGCTGCTGGGCGGCCAGTTGCTGCGCTTTACGACGTGGCGGGTGATCTTCGGGATTCTTGCGGCGTTTGGCGTGGTGGCCATGCTGGCATTGTGGCGCTTGCCGGAAACCGGCGCGGTGCATGCGCGCACGGTGGGTGGCCCGCGTGCCATCGTCATGTCGTACTGGCATTTGCTGCGCGACAAGCATTTTGTCGGCTACATGGTGGCGGGCGGTGCGGTGTTCGGCGCGTCGTTCACGTACATCACCGGCACGCCGCTGGTGTACATGGAGTACTTCCACGTGTCGCCGCAATTCTTTGGCGTGCTGTTCGGCATCAACATCGTCGGCATGGCCTCGATGACGATGTTCAACTCGCGCCGCGTCGGGCAGATCGGGTCTTATCGTCTGATGCGGGCCGGCATCATCGGCTGCGCGGTGGTGACGTCGGTGCTGTGCGCGACAGCTTGGCTGGGCATCGCGATCCTGCCGTTGATGGTGGCGCTGTTGTTCCTGTTCATGTCGCTGCGCGGCATCATTACCGCGAATTCGGTGGCCGGCGCGATGGCGAATCATCCGACACGCGCGGGCGCGGCGGCGGCGCTGGTCGGCAGTGTGCAATACGGCTTCGGTTTCGCTGCGGGGGCGATGCTCGGCGTGCTCAACGACGGCTCGCCGCGACCGCTTGCGACGGTCATGTGCGGCTTCGCGCTGCTGGCATTGGTGTCGATGTTGCTGATGTTGCCGGGCAAACGCGCGGCGGCGTGA
- a CDS encoding thiol-disulfide oxidoreductase DCC family protein has translation MDTTALTVYFDGNCPICVREIRQLRARDRADRLAFVDISAPAFDPAPLGVSLSALNAQMHAWDAEGECLIGIDAIFAAYTLTGRGWLVAPLRVPALRSAARVLYRLFARNRLRVSQWLGVRAAPDCVDGTCATKAYGDPRRKP, from the coding sequence ATGGACACCACGGCACTGACGGTGTATTTCGATGGCAACTGTCCGATCTGCGTGAGGGAAATCAGACAACTGCGCGCCAGAGATCGGGCAGACAGATTGGCGTTCGTGGATATTTCCGCGCCGGCATTCGACCCCGCACCGCTCGGCGTGAGTCTGTCCGCACTCAATGCGCAGATGCATGCGTGGGACGCCGAGGGGGAGTGTCTGATCGGCATCGATGCCATCTTCGCCGCCTACACGCTGACCGGACGCGGCTGGCTGGTGGCACCGTTGCGTGTACCTGCGCTGCGGTCTGCGGCGCGCGTGCTCTACCGCCTGTTTGCGCGCAACCGCCTTCGTGTCTCCCAGTGGCTCGGGGTACGCGCAGCGCCCGATTGCGTGGACGGCACCTGCGCTACCAAGGCCTACGGCGACCCGCGCCGCAAACCCTGA
- a CDS encoding GbsR/MarR family transcriptional regulator, which translates to MELTPITERFILHWGEMGSRWGVNRTVAQIHALLYLAGRPVPADEITDTLQVARSNVSTSIKELQSWRLVRTVHVLGDRREHFETSTDIWELFKLIVEGRRQREIDPTLTMLRDTLMSPEMSAESRETEQRMRDTLDFLETLTTWSDEMLRLKPETLMKTLGVGAKISRTVRRKKS; encoded by the coding sequence ATGGAACTCACACCGATCACTGAACGATTCATTCTGCACTGGGGCGAGATGGGGTCGCGCTGGGGCGTCAACCGGACGGTGGCGCAGATTCATGCGCTGCTTTATCTGGCCGGGCGGCCTGTCCCTGCGGACGAAATCACCGACACACTTCAGGTGGCGCGCTCCAACGTGAGCACGAGCATCAAGGAGCTTCAGTCGTGGCGGCTCGTACGCACGGTGCACGTGCTGGGCGACCGCCGGGAACACTTCGAGACATCGACCGACATCTGGGAGTTGTTCAAGCTGATCGTGGAAGGGCGGCGTCAGCGCGAGATCGATCCCACGTTGACGATGTTGCGCGACACGCTGATGAGCCCCGAGATGTCGGCAGAAAGCCGCGAAACCGAGCAGCGAATGCGCGATACGCTGGACTTTCTCGAAACACTCACGACGTGGTCGGACGAGATGCTGCGGCTCAAGCCCGAGACATTGATGAAGACGCTGGGCGTGGGCGCAAAGATCAGCCGCACGGTGCGGCGCAAGAAGTCGTAA
- a CDS encoding cytochrome P450/oxidoreductase produces the protein MSQSTSPNTEANEAARAAGCPFHQAPATTASPAASVAPNGCPISARAAEFDPFEDGYQQDPPEYVRWARDQEPVFYSPKLGYWVVTRYDDIKAIFRDNLTFSPSIALEKITPTGAEANAVLASYGFALNRTLVNEDEPAHMPRRRVLMEPFTPEHLKHHEPLVRQLAREYVDRFIDDGRADLVDQMLWEVPLTVALHFLGVPEEDMDKLREYSIAHTVNTWGRPKPEEQVAVAHAVGNFWQLAGKILDKMRQQPDGPGWMQYGIRKQKDYPEVVTDSYLHSMMMAGIVAAHETTANATANAMKLLLQHPDVWREICEDPSLIPNAVEECLRHNGSVAAWRRLATKDVTIGGIEIAAGSKLLIVTSSANHDEGHFADADLFDIRRENASDQLTFGYGSHQCMGKNLARMEMQIFLEEFTRRLPHMKLSEQQFSYVPNTSFRGPEHVWVEWNPAMNPERADPAVLTNHSPVRIGEPSGHSVTRPVVVESVTPVAEGIVKLRLVAPDGRAMPRWAPGSHIDIECGDTGLSRQYSLCGDPADAGAFEIAVLHEPEGRGGSNWVHTRLQTGDRLRLRGPRNHFRLDETTPRAIFVAGGIGVTPIAAMARRAKALGIDYEIHYSGRSRRTMALIDELQAQHGERLHLWVKDEGQRAEYGQLLATPRADTQVYACGPVRMLDGLAECCAHWPEDTLRVEHFQSQLGTLDPEKEHAFEVTLKDSGITVMVPADQTLLTALRAANIDVQSDCEEGLCGSCEVQVLDGDVDHRDVVLTRAERDANTKMMSCCSRACGKKLVLAL, from the coding sequence ATGAGCCAAAGCACTTCCCCCAATACCGAAGCTAACGAAGCCGCGCGCGCCGCTGGCTGCCCGTTCCATCAGGCACCCGCGACCACTGCCTCGCCTGCTGCGTCTGTCGCGCCAAACGGCTGCCCCATCAGTGCCCGCGCCGCCGAGTTCGATCCGTTCGAAGACGGCTATCAGCAGGACCCGCCCGAGTACGTGCGCTGGGCGCGCGATCAGGAGCCGGTGTTTTACAGCCCCAAACTCGGCTACTGGGTGGTCACGCGCTACGACGATATCAAGGCCATCTTTCGCGACAACCTGACGTTCAGCCCGTCGATTGCGCTGGAGAAGATCACGCCGACTGGCGCCGAAGCGAACGCCGTGCTCGCATCGTACGGTTTCGCGCTCAACCGCACCCTCGTGAACGAAGACGAACCCGCGCACATGCCGCGCCGTCGCGTGCTGATGGAGCCGTTCACGCCGGAGCATCTCAAGCATCACGAACCGCTCGTGCGCCAACTGGCCCGTGAGTACGTCGATCGCTTCATCGACGATGGCCGCGCCGACCTCGTCGACCAGATGCTGTGGGAAGTGCCGCTGACCGTCGCCCTGCACTTTCTCGGCGTGCCCGAAGAAGACATGGACAAGCTGCGCGAGTATTCCATCGCGCACACCGTCAACACGTGGGGACGCCCGAAGCCCGAAGAACAGGTCGCCGTCGCGCATGCCGTCGGTAACTTCTGGCAACTCGCGGGCAAGATTCTCGACAAGATGCGCCAGCAGCCGGACGGCCCGGGCTGGATGCAATACGGTATTCGCAAGCAGAAGGATTACCCCGAAGTCGTCACCGACTCGTACCTGCATTCCATGATGATGGCGGGCATCGTCGCCGCCCACGAAACCACGGCCAACGCCACCGCCAACGCGATGAAGCTGCTGTTGCAGCATCCGGACGTCTGGCGCGAAATCTGCGAAGACCCGTCGCTGATTCCCAATGCGGTGGAAGAATGTCTGCGCCACAACGGCTCCGTGGCCGCGTGGCGCCGTCTGGCCACCAAGGACGTCACCATCGGCGGCATCGAGATCGCGGCAGGCTCCAAGCTGCTTATCGTCACGTCGTCGGCCAATCACGACGAAGGCCACTTTGCCGACGCCGACCTGTTCGACATTCGCCGCGAGAACGCGAGCGATCAGCTCACCTTCGGCTACGGTTCGCACCAGTGCATGGGCAAGAACCTTGCGCGTATGGAAATGCAGATCTTCCTCGAAGAGTTCACCCGCCGTCTGCCGCATATGAAGCTGTCTGAACAGCAGTTCTCGTACGTGCCGAACACGTCGTTCCGTGGCCCGGAGCACGTGTGGGTCGAATGGAATCCGGCGATGAACCCGGAGCGCGCCGACCCGGCCGTGCTGACGAACCACTCGCCGGTGCGCATTGGCGAGCCGTCGGGCCATAGCGTGACGCGTCCGGTCGTGGTCGAGTCCGTAACGCCCGTTGCCGAAGGCATCGTGAAGCTCCGTCTGGTCGCCCCCGACGGGCGAGCCATGCCACGCTGGGCACCGGGGTCGCACATCGATATCGAGTGCGGCGATACGGGCCTGTCGCGTCAATACTCGCTGTGCGGTGACCCGGCTGACGCCGGTGCGTTCGAGATCGCCGTACTGCACGAGCCGGAAGGCCGTGGCGGTTCGAACTGGGTGCACACCCGGCTGCAAACCGGCGACCGTCTGCGCCTTCGCGGCCCGCGCAATCACTTCCGTCTGGATGAAACGACGCCGCGCGCGATTTTCGTTGCCGGCGGCATTGGCGTGACACCGATCGCCGCGATGGCCCGTCGTGCGAAGGCACTGGGCATCGATTACGAGATTCACTACAGCGGCCGCAGCCGCCGCACCATGGCGCTCATCGACGAGCTTCAGGCTCAGCACGGTGAACGTCTGCATCTGTGGGTGAAGGACGAAGGCCAGCGCGCCGAGTACGGGCAGTTGCTCGCGACACCGCGCGCCGACACGCAGGTCTATGCCTGCGGCCCGGTGCGCATGCTCGACGGTCTGGCAGAGTGCTGCGCGCATTGGCCTGAAGATACGCTGCGCGTCGAGCACTTCCAGTCGCAACTGGGCACGCTCGATCCGGAGAAGGAACACGCGTTCGAAGTCACGCTGAAGGATTCGGGCATTACGGTGATGGTGCCGGCCGACCAGACGCTGCTGACTGCACTGCGCGCCGCGAATATCGATGTGCAGAGCGATTGCGAAGAAGGCTTGTGCGGCTCGTGCGAAGTGCAGGTGCTTGACGGTGACGTCGATCACCGCGACGTGGTGCTCACCCGCGCAGAGCGCGATGCGAACACGAAGATGATGTCGTGCTGCTCGCGCGCCTGCGGGAAGAAGCTGGTGCTGGCGCTGTAA
- a CDS encoding IclR family transcriptional regulator, which yields MTTNKRPTAGRPRSAATLSAASGAAGADSDAPRERGRRQRVQSAETGMVVLKGLARLGGRASLTVLAQYVQQSPAKVHRYLMSLVEEGLVAQDTDSQHYHLGLEAMLIGVAAMRQADPVRAAEPALVRLRESFEVTCFIAVMGNKGPTIVRFEEPGLPVTINVRIGSVMSVLWSAAGRVFLGLLDDPQVLAMAEAELANATPEHRAQLDPVDPIGTLRQSVRAAQGASVRDTNLTGISALAAPVFNYDGRLVGVITALGATGGFDPRLDSPIGEAVRREALAASHALGYRPPLPASA from the coding sequence ATGACAACAAACAAACGACCCACCGCTGGCCGACCGCGTAGCGCGGCCACGCTTTCCGCTGCTTCCGGTGCTGCGGGCGCCGACAGCGACGCTCCGCGCGAGCGCGGCCGGCGCCAACGCGTGCAATCCGCCGAGACCGGTATGGTGGTGCTCAAGGGCCTCGCCAGACTGGGCGGGCGCGCGAGCCTCACGGTGCTGGCGCAGTATGTTCAGCAAAGTCCGGCGAAGGTGCACCGGTATCTGATGAGTCTGGTGGAGGAGGGGCTCGTCGCGCAGGACACGGATTCTCAGCATTACCATCTGGGCCTCGAAGCGATGCTGATCGGTGTGGCCGCCATGCGGCAGGCCGATCCGGTGCGCGCGGCGGAACCGGCATTGGTGCGGCTGCGCGAGTCGTTCGAAGTCACGTGCTTCATCGCGGTGATGGGGAACAAGGGCCCGACGATCGTGCGCTTCGAAGAACCCGGGCTGCCCGTGACCATCAACGTGCGCATCGGCTCGGTGATGTCGGTCCTCTGGTCGGCCGCCGGACGCGTGTTCCTCGGTCTGCTGGACGATCCACAGGTGCTGGCGATGGCCGAGGCCGAACTCGCCAACGCCACGCCGGAACATCGGGCGCAACTCGATCCGGTCGATCCGATCGGCACGCTTCGCCAATCGGTGCGCGCGGCCCAAGGGGCCAGTGTTCGCGATACGAACCTGACCGGCATCAGCGCGCTGGCCGCGCCCGTCTTCAACTACGATGGCCGCCTCGTGGGCGTGATCACGGCACTGGGCGCCACCGGCGGGTTCGACCCGCGCCTCGATAGCCCCATCGGGGAAGCGGTTCGCCGCGAAGCACTCGCCGCCAGTCACGCGCTCGGCTATCGGCCACCGCTGCCAGCGAGCGCCTGA
- a CDS encoding 4'-phosphopantetheinyl transferase family protein, which translates to MLKRTVDLTPRVLSIPSPALTYVPLGQFGQGARKVSGGARHRALASSDAIDGEVGPANRQSPQCESDELWLWRFLLAGRPFGATGAAVGGPDDGATWLSPAEHALARRLPRTQMRHRFMSERIALRWIFGRWFRCAPAAAPVPAATPGVSSFECDSPHGKVWIDMAHAGLWLFVALGHGPLALAAHAPVGAVAEIADDSEALAAQDPFAVARDAAHRLCLARLAGEGESLASGANVPLLAHPYVSVPYAGRTRYLYDISVGSRLTVVAARDTIVHRMRGFGWQN; encoded by the coding sequence ATGTTGAAACGTACTGTCGATCTCACGCCTCGCGTGTTGTCGATTCCTTCTCCTGCGCTGACCTACGTGCCGCTTGGCCAGTTCGGACAAGGTGCGCGCAAGGTGTCCGGCGGTGCCCGCCACCGTGCTCTCGCCAGTAGCGACGCAATCGACGGGGAAGTCGGCCCCGCCAATAGGCAATCGCCGCAATGTGAAAGCGACGAACTCTGGCTCTGGCGTTTTTTGCTCGCCGGCCGTCCATTTGGTGCTACGGGGGCCGCTGTCGGCGGACCGGATGACGGCGCGACGTGGCTGTCGCCCGCCGAACACGCACTGGCCCGCCGCCTGCCGCGTACCCAAATGCGGCATCGCTTCATGTCGGAACGCATCGCGCTGCGCTGGATCTTCGGCCGCTGGTTTCGCTGTGCGCCCGCCGCTGCCCCCGTCCCGGCGGCGACGCCCGGTGTTTCCTCCTTCGAATGCGACAGCCCGCACGGCAAGGTATGGATCGACATGGCGCACGCAGGTCTCTGGCTGTTTGTCGCGCTTGGTCATGGGCCACTCGCTCTCGCCGCGCATGCTCCCGTCGGCGCGGTCGCGGAGATTGCCGACGACAGCGAGGCGCTGGCTGCGCAAGACCCCTTCGCCGTGGCGCGCGACGCCGCTCATCGTCTGTGTCTGGCACGGCTGGCAGGCGAGGGTGAGTCGCTCGCCTCGGGGGCCAACGTGCCGCTGCTCGCGCACCCCTACGTGAGCGTGCCCTATGCGGGGCGCACCCGCTATCTCTACGATATTTCCGTCGGCTCGCGTCTGACGGTGGTGGCCGCACGCGACACGATCGTGCATCGCATGCGTGGCTTTGGTTGGCAGAACTGA
- a CDS encoding ABC transporter substrate-binding protein: MRRRYRHTLAAVLTVLSLPLIPLAAHAKALTVCTEASPEGFDVVRYNSLTTTNASADTVFNRLVEFDAAQAKVVPSLATKWEVSPDGLTYTFTLRPNVAFHSNADFKPTRALNADDVVFTFDRMLNPDAPWHKLTPSGFPHAQSLSLPKLIKSVQKVDADTVRFTLSEPDATFLSMLSMGFASIYSAEYADKLVATNKTDDLNARPIGTGPFVFRSYQKDAIVRFDANKAYFAGKPASDQLIYTIVPDAAVRAQKVKVGECQIALSPKPLDVQAARSDKALKVVETPAFMTAFVAINTQHKPLDDKRVRQALNMAFDKPSYVKQVFEGTATPAVNVYPPNTWSYAKNVADYPHSIEKAKKLLADAGFPNGFDTTIWTRPSGSLLNPNPKVGAEMLQADLAKIGVRAQIRTVEWGELIRRGKAGEHDLLFMGWSGDNGDPDNFLTPQFSCAAVTSGTNFARFCDSNLDKLIADGKRTHDIAARTVKYQAAQKVIKDDALWIPLAHPNAAVITRAGVTGYQVSPFGRQYFANVEAK, from the coding sequence ATGCGCCGTCGCTATCGCCATACTCTCGCTGCTGTCCTAACGGTTCTTTCCCTGCCGCTGATTCCGCTCGCGGCGCACGCCAAAGCCCTCACGGTCTGTACTGAAGCCAGCCCTGAAGGCTTCGACGTGGTGCGATACAACTCGCTCACCACGACCAACGCGTCGGCCGATACGGTGTTCAACCGCCTCGTCGAATTCGACGCCGCACAGGCCAAAGTGGTGCCGAGTCTCGCAACGAAGTGGGAAGTGAGCCCCGATGGTCTGACCTACACGTTCACGCTGCGCCCGAACGTCGCGTTCCATAGCAACGCGGATTTCAAGCCGACGCGTGCGCTCAACGCCGACGACGTGGTGTTCACGTTCGACCGCATGCTCAACCCCGACGCGCCGTGGCACAAGCTCACGCCGTCGGGTTTCCCGCACGCGCAATCGCTGTCGCTGCCCAAGCTCATCAAGTCGGTGCAGAAGGTCGATGCCGACACGGTGCGCTTCACGCTGTCGGAACCCGATGCCACGTTCCTGTCGATGCTGTCGATGGGCTTTGCTTCGATCTATTCGGCCGAATACGCGGACAAACTGGTCGCGACCAACAAGACGGATGATCTGAATGCCCGCCCGATCGGCACGGGGCCGTTCGTTTTCCGTAGCTATCAGAAAGACGCCATCGTGCGTTTCGACGCGAACAAGGCGTACTTCGCGGGCAAGCCGGCCTCGGACCAGTTGATCTACACCATCGTGCCGGACGCCGCCGTGCGTGCGCAGAAGGTGAAGGTCGGCGAATGCCAGATTGCCCTTTCGCCGAAGCCGCTCGATGTGCAAGCGGCCCGCAGCGACAAGGCGCTGAAAGTGGTGGAAACGCCCGCGTTCATGACGGCCTTCGTCGCGATCAACACGCAGCACAAGCCGCTCGACGACAAGCGCGTGCGTCAGGCATTGAACATGGCGTTCGACAAGCCGAGCTATGTGAAACAGGTCTTCGAAGGCACGGCGACACCGGCGGTGAACGTGTATCCGCCGAATACGTGGAGCTATGCGAAGAACGTCGCCGACTATCCGCACAGCATCGAGAAGGCGAAGAAGCTGCTGGCCGATGCGGGGTTCCCGAACGGTTTCGATACGACGATCTGGACGCGTCCGAGCGGCAGTCTGCTCAACCCGAACCCGAAGGTGGGCGCCGAGATGTTGCAGGCCGATCTGGCGAAGATCGGGGTGCGCGCGCAGATTCGTACGGTGGAGTGGGGTGAGTTGATTCGTCGCGGCAAGGCTGGCGAGCACGACCTGCTGTTCATGGGCTGGTCGGGCGACAACGGCGATCCGGACAACTTCCTGACGCCGCAATTTAGCTGCGCCGCAGTGACGTCAGGCACGAACTTCGCACGTTTCTGCGACAGCAATCTGGACAAGCTGATTGCGGACGGCAAGCGCACGCACGATATCGCCGCCCGTACGGTCAAGTATCAGGCCGCACAGAAGGTGATCAAGGACGATGCGCTGTGGATTCCGCTGGCTCATCCGAACGCGGCCGTGATTACGCGCGCGGGTGTGACGGGCTATCAGGTCAGCCCGTTCGGCCGTCAATACTTTGCCAACGTGGAAGCGAAGTAA
- a CDS encoding NAD(P)-dependent oxidoreductase, whose translation MESKHPKPPLRVGFCGIGRMGEPMVQRLLAAGHDVAVWNRSAAKLTALTTAGARACDTPQALGGQVDIALLCLGDGKAVEDVVFGEHGLVHATKPPRYLVDHSTLSPALTRSLAARWTEATGHVWIDAPVSGGTGGAEAGTLAVMAGGAAEAVDAVMPTLRAFSARVTRMGDVGAGQTTKLANQAIVATTLAGLAEAFVLAKRNGIDTGAVPSALFGGWADSVLMQTLWPRMVTPPDHATGTVRVILKDLDAIAELADTSATVQRVIPEVRRLLQDAADRGMADADLSQIFRIGEEESEAESEAENPVKSQRGN comes from the coding sequence ATGGAATCGAAGCATCCGAAGCCTCCCCTACGAGTCGGGTTCTGCGGCATCGGCCGCATGGGCGAGCCGATGGTGCAACGGCTGCTGGCCGCCGGGCACGACGTCGCCGTCTGGAACCGGTCCGCCGCCAAACTGACCGCACTGACCACGGCGGGCGCGCGCGCCTGCGACACCCCGCAGGCGCTCGGCGGGCAGGTCGACATTGCCCTGCTGTGTCTGGGCGATGGCAAGGCGGTAGAAGACGTGGTGTTTGGCGAGCACGGACTCGTGCACGCAACCAAGCCCCCGCGCTATCTCGTTGATCACTCCACGCTGTCGCCGGCGCTCACGCGTTCGTTGGCGGCGCGCTGGACAGAAGCAACGGGTCACGTCTGGATCGACGCCCCGGTCTCCGGCGGCACGGGGGGTGCCGAGGCTGGCACATTGGCGGTGATGGCCGGCGGCGCGGCAGAGGCCGTGGACGCCGTGATGCCGACGTTGCGGGCGTTCTCGGCACGGGTGACGCGCATGGGCGACGTGGGTGCGGGGCAAACCACCAAGCTCGCCAATCAGGCCATCGTTGCCACCACGCTAGCCGGGCTCGCCGAAGCGTTCGTGCTCGCCAAGCGCAACGGCATCGATACGGGCGCAGTGCCGTCAGCCCTGTTTGGCGGCTGGGCCGACTCGGTGTTGATGCAAACGCTCTGGCCGCGCATGGTCACGCCGCCCGATCACGCGACCGGCACGGTCCGGGTCATACTCAAAGACCTCGATGCGATTGCCGAACTGGCAGACACGAGTGCGACCGTGCAACGGGTGATTCCCGAAGTGCGCCGCCTGCTGCAAGACGCCGCCGATCGCGGCATGGCCGATGCCGATCTCTCACAGATTTTTCGAATCGGAGAGGAAGAGAGTGAGGCAGAGAGTGAAGCAGAGAATCCAGTGAAAAGCCAACGCGGGAATTGA